CGGGCCTGCAATGCCTGTGAGCACAGTTCCTTGGTTCGCATGCCGTTAAGGTACGAGTCGCCTCCGGGCACCACGGTCACCGGTGCATTCGCTACTGTTTTCGCCATGCCCCCATCTCGCCACACAGGTTGGACAATGTATGCCAATACGGTCTATTCCTCGACCTCATACGCGGGCATCTTCTTTCACGAAGAATCACCGGACAAGAGCCGCCGAGATTCCTCGATCCACAAAGTCAGGCGCACCCGCCATACCGAACCGAAGCGCATACCGGGAAGACCGGCTTCCGGCTGCCGTACACGCTTCACTTGACGAGTAACCAGCACCAACAAGGCTCCTATGCCCAGCTCCGCCAGCAGTATCAGCGCAGCGCCGACCACGCCATCTTTCCACGGCAGTGTGGCTATCTCGTTGCTTCCCAGCCACATCGCCACACGTTCCATCACCAATGTGCCCCATGACGACACCCATGCGAACACGCCCGCCAACCACGGCATGCACCATGCGAGAGCCAACGACATCAAGCCGGTGATGGTGGACAGCCCCACGAATGGCGCTACCAGTAGGTTCGCCGGTACGGACAATAACGGCAATTCCGGTTCCATCAGCACCTGAATTGGCAGAGTGAACAGCTGTGCAGCGATGGTCATCGCCATCATCTCCGCAAGACTATGCGGCAATACATGCCCCAGTACGCGACTCAACCGCCCGGCAAACAGCACTATGCCCAGCACTGCCGCCGAAGACAGTGCAAAGCCGTAACTGGTCGACATACCCGGACTCACCACCAACACCCCAACCACCGTCCAGCACAGGGCGCTCAACGCTTGGGATCGCCGACCCATCGCATGCGATGCGGCACCCATCATGCCCATGATGAGTGCACGGGTGACCGAATCACCGGGGAACATCGCCGCAGCCAACAGCACGTACATGCTTGCGATCATCACTGCGGTCAGCCGCCGGTCCATCAGCAGCCACCTGCCAAGCCGACGGACCAGTCCCGCCAGCAGTACAAAATGGCCGCCGGATACGGCCATCAGGTGCATGATTCCCGATTTGCGGAACCGGTCTTCAAGTATGTTCGCATACGTGGCGTGAATCGGCATGGATTGCGAATCCGTGCCGACATAATCCTGCCCAAGTACACCCATCGTCAATCCCGGCACCAGCACACGACCCTGATCGGGCAATTGCTCGGTAACCATGAAAAACTCCTGCTGCATGCGGGATATCAACGCATAATGTAGCGGCGGATCTCTCACCTGCGCCAACGGCTGGCTGCCATCAACCAGCAGCCATAATGGCATGCGGCCATACCTCGCCTGCTGCAAAGTGCCCGCCAGACGGTACGCCGCGCCCCTATGCATGCGCGCGCAATACGGGTCATCGGCATACACGCGCGCTTTGGCGACCGAGCCCCTATCCGTTCCCTCAATCACGATGACGCTGAATCGCACATCCACCTGACAGTCATAGCCGCGCTGGTCCGAAGCGACTACAGGTGCCGTCACTGTAGCCGTAATCGCACTCTGCACGCTGGATTGCCGAGCTTGGGTCATTGCCGGATCGTGCCAGGCGATGGTGTCTGCCGCAATCGTCGTCATGCTGCCGACGCACGCCGCCGCAATACAGACAGCCAGTACACCGGGCCAGCGCATGCGTAGGTGATGGGCCAGCAATACTACCAATATCAACACCAGACACGCCATGCCGCCCGGGAGCAAACGCTCCCAACCGATGCCATCCGAGGGCAACGCATCAGCCTCGCGCTCCGACCACCAGGCAAACGCGCTATGCGAGCCCAGACTCGCCGCCCACATGGTCAAGGCGACCGGTAGCATGCGCCAATCGTGGCTCCCCTGCTCCCGCAACGCCCAATCCTTGCTCATCTGACTGTCACCTGCCCTCGTATCTTCTCCAAGGTTTTCGAGCCAATGCCCTTGACGCCGAGCAGTTGATCAACCGAGGCGTATCGGCCGATTGTCTTGCGATAATCGATGATGCGCTGAGCGGTCACCGGGCCAACACCCGTAATGGTTTGCAATTCCGCCAGACCGGCGGTGTTGATGTCAACAAGCCCATCATCAACGGTTACGGCACTGTTCTCATCCGTCTGTGTTTCCGGGAGTTGCTCAGGATCCGGCTCGACATCGGTCATCTCGTCCGAATCGGAGGAAGACTGCGGCCTCTGCTGCGTTGCATTGGCATTGTTAGGGGTTTCGACGGCAACATTCGATAGCGCGGCCAAATGCATTGATTGTTGAATCAACAGGGTCAGACTGATGCCCAGCGCGGCAACCAATAACAGCACGACGGCCAGGGCCTGATGGACATTGAACGTCAGCCGCGGCTTGTCCCGTAAACGATGGACTGCACCATCGGCAGCATCCGTAGAACGTACGCCTATCAAATCGGATAGTGATTGTCGGCCGTTTTTGGATCGAGCGGACGAGCGGCTCGAGACAGCCGCTGCCGGAGGAATATCAATAGATTTTGCGCGACTCGACTGAGGTGGTGGCTTGGGAGGCTCAGCCGCCGCTCGGCCGCTGGCCCCAAAGCTTGACCGAGGAACAGGCATGGCTTCTTCCGCCCTGCACAGGTCTCGCAGTCGGCGGTTGGCATCGATGGTCTTGCGGTTACGAAAAACGCCCATGAATCCACGCTGATGGATTCATGGGCGTTTGTCTAGCTGAAATGGGGTATGTGGTTCTAGCTTATGAAGTTATCCACAATGAGCGTCACTCAGCGGGAACGATGGAGACGATCTTGGGGGCCTTGACAATCACCTTACGCGGCTCCTTGCCGCCAAGACGGTCGGCGACGGCGGCACGCGCCTGCTTCTCGAGATCGGCCGGGTCGATGTCGACCGGCACTTCGAGCTTGGCGCGTACCTTGCCCTTGATCTGCACCACGGCGGTCACGGTGTCGTGACCCACGTAGCGCTCATCAGCCACCGGCCACGGCTCGGCGGACAGGGAATCGGCGTGGCCGAGCTTGTTCCACATTTCCTCGCAGATGTGCGGGGCGATCGGAGCAAGCATCAGGATCAGCGGCTCGACGGCGGCACGCGGCACGGCCTTCAAGCCGGTCAGGTGGTTGTTGAGCACAATCAGCTTGGCGATGGCGGTGTTCGGGCGCATGCCCTCCATTTCCGCGGTCACTTCGGCGATTGTGTTGTTGAGTAGCTTCAGGGTCTTCTCGTCCGGGGTTTCCTCGGACACGTGCACCTCACCGGTGGTCTCGTTCACCACGTTGCGCCACAGACGCTGCAGGAAGCGCATGCCGCCGACCACGTTGCGCGTGTTCCACGGGCGGGACTCGTCCAGCGGGCCCATGCTCATCTCGTACAGGCGGAAGGTGTCGGCGCCATAGTTCTCGTACATGTAGTCCGGGGTCACGATGTTCTTCAGGGATTTGCCCATCTTACCGAACTCGCGGTTGGCGTGTTCGCCGTTCCATGTGAACGTCGGTTCTCCGGAAGCGTCCGGCTCGCCTTCCACGACCTCGTCGGCCGGCACATACTGGCCACGGTCATCGGTGTAGGCGTAGGCCTGAATCATGCCCTGGTTGAACAGCTTGTGGAACGGTTCGGCCGAATCCACGTAACCGAGGTCGAAGAGCACCTTGTGCCAGAAGCGGGAGTAGAGCAAGTGGAGCACAGCGTGCTCGACGCCGCCGATGTACAGATCCACGCCGCCTTCGTCACCCGAATACTTGTTGTGGTTCGGACCCATCCAGTAGTCGAACTCGTCCTTCTCCACCATGTGCTTGGTGTCGGTCGGGTCGATGTAGCGCATGTAGTACCAGCAGGAGCCGGCCCAGTTCGGCATGGTGTTGGTGTCGCGGTAGTAGGTCTTGACGCCATCGCCCAAGTCAAGTTCGACCTTGACCCAGTCCTCGTTGCGGCTCAGCGGAGCCTCCGGGTCGGATTCGGCGTCCATCGGATCGAAGGTGCGCGGCTCATAGTCAGGCACGTCGGGCAGGTTGATCGGCAGCGCGGAATCCGGCAGCAGATGCGGGGTGCCGTCCTCGCCGTAGACGATCGGGAAAGGCTCACCCCAGTAGCGCTGGCGGGAGAACAGCCAGTCACGCAGACGATAGCTCACCGTGCCCTTGCCGATGCCGGCAGACTCGAGCCAGGCGTTGACCTTGGCGATGGCGTCGTCCACGCGCAGGCCGTCGAGGGAGAGAGCGTCGCCCTTGGCCGCGGTGGCTTCGACGAAAGAATTGATCACGATGCCGTCATGGGAGACGAACGGCGCTTTGCCCTCATAGTTGGCTAGGTCGTCGCCGGATTCAGGCAGAGGCTTGACGGTGTAGATGACCGGCAGTCCGAACTTCACGGCGAAGTCGTAATCGCGCTGGTCGCCGCCAGGCACGGCCATGATGGCACCGGTGCCGTAGTCCATCAGGACGTAATCAGCGGTGAACAGCGGAAGCTTAGCACCAGTAATCGGATTGGTGGCGTACAGGCCCGTGAACAGACCGGTCTTCTCGCCGGCCTCGTCAACGCGGTCCTTGGCGGTCTTGGCCTCAGCAGCCAAACGATAGGCCTTCACTGCCTCGACCGGGTTGGCATAGCCGCCCTTCCAATCCTCGGGCACATCAGCCGGCCATTCGGCAGGTACGTTCTCCAGCAGGTGGTGTTCCGGGGAAACGACGGCGAACGTGGTGCCGAACAGCGTGTCGGGACGGGTGGTGTAGATTTCCATGTCCTTGCTGCCATCGGCGGTGGCCACGGTGAAGTGCACGGAAGCGCCGTGGGATTCGCCGATCCAGTTGCGCTGCATGAGCTTGACCTTCTCAGGCCAATTGATGCCATCGAGATCCTCGATCAGGCGGTGGCCGTACTTGGTGATGCGCATGGACCACTGGCGCAGCTCACGCTGGAAAACCGGGAAGTTGCCTCGCTCGGACTTGCCTTCGGCGGTGACCTCCTCGTTGGCCAGCACGGTGCCCAGACCCGGGCACCAGTTGACCGGGGACTTGGAGATATAGGCCAGGCGGAAGTCGTTCAAAATGTCCTGCTGTTCGGCCTGGTCGAGGTCGGCCCACTTCTTGCCGTCGGACTCGTGACCTGGAATGGCCTTCTCGCCGGATTCAAACTTGGCAACGAGTTCGGCGATGGGGCGTGCGGAGCCCTTGGAACCAGAGGGGTTGGTGGCGTCCTCGTCATACCAGGAATCGTAGATGCGCGAGAAGATCCATTGGGTCCAGCGCACATAACCGGGGTCGATGGTGGCGAAGGTACGGCGGTTGTCGAAGCTCAGGCCCATGCGGTGCAGCTGGCGGCTCATGTTGGCGATGTTCGCCTCTGTGGTCACGCGCGGGTGCTGGCCGGTCTGGACGGCGTACTGCTCGGCAGGCAGACCGAAAGCGTCATAGCCCATGGCGTGCAGGACGTTCTCGCCCTTCATGCGGTGGTAACGGCTCACCACATCGGAGGCCAGATAGCCCAGCGGATGACCTACGTGCAGGCCCTTGCCGGACGGGTATGGGAACATGTCCATGGCAAAGTAGGCGGTGCGGCCTTCGGCGTTGCGACCTTTACCGTCCTTCAGATCGCCATTGACGTTGGCGGCCCAGAAGGTGCCTTTCTCATCCCAGATCTTCTGCCATCTGTTCTCGATATCCTGCGCCAGCGCGGCGTTGTAGCGGAAGTTGGGCTCTTCGGTTTGCGTGCTCTTCTCGTTGTCACTCATAAATCAGCAAGGTAGCCGCGCAACTGGACACGTCGTCAATCGTTATTCAGCATCCGAGACGATGGCCTGCGGGTCGACTTCCCGTGTGACCGTAAGCCGAGTTTGCCGCTTCAATTCAGCCCGCGCGGACTCCCAGCTGCCATCTGCGATCATGTCCTTGAGCGCTTCCGAGATTTTCTGCGCCAACTGTGGAGTCCCTTGGCTTACGGCGATACCGTATTCGACCGAGCCCTCATCCTGCAGCACGGTCATATATTGCGGGCCATTGGCCTGTCGCAGACCGGACAGCACCGCCATGTCGGAGGCGATGGCATCTGCTGATCCGACCTGCACCGCGGTGACGCATTGCGCGTAGCTGTCCCGTTCCTGGAATTGGGCCTTGGGATGGTTCGCGCGGAACAGGTCGGCGGTATCATCGCCTTTCACTATGCACACCATGCGGTCGGTGATGTCACCGATGCCGTCACCCGCCTGCGCAAAATCAGCTCGGTCGTCAGT
This sequence is a window from Bifidobacterium breve DSM 20213 = JCM 1192. Protein-coding genes within it:
- a CDS encoding ComEA family DNA-binding protein, translated to MGVFRNRKTIDANRRLRDLCRAEEAMPVPRSSFGASGRAAAEPPKPPPQSSRAKSIDIPPAAAVSSRSSARSKNGRQSLSDLIGVRSTDAADGAVHRLRDKPRLTFNVHQALAVVLLLVAALGISLTLLIQQSMHLAALSNVAVETPNNANATQQRPQSSSDSDEMTDVEPDPEQLPETQTDENSAVTVDDGLVDINTAGLAELQTITGVGPVTAQRIIDYRKTIGRYASVDQLLGVKGIGSKTLEKIRGQVTVR
- the leuS gene encoding leucine--tRNA ligase — translated: MSDNEKSTQTEEPNFRYNAALAQDIENRWQKIWDEKGTFWAANVNGDLKDGKGRNAEGRTAYFAMDMFPYPSGKGLHVGHPLGYLASDVVSRYHRMKGENVLHAMGYDAFGLPAEQYAVQTGQHPRVTTEANIANMSRQLHRMGLSFDNRRTFATIDPGYVRWTQWIFSRIYDSWYDEDATNPSGSKGSARPIAELVAKFESGEKAIPGHESDGKKWADLDQAEQQDILNDFRLAYISKSPVNWCPGLGTVLANEEVTAEGKSERGNFPVFQRELRQWSMRITKYGHRLIEDLDGINWPEKVKLMQRNWIGESHGASVHFTVATADGSKDMEIYTTRPDTLFGTTFAVVSPEHHLLENVPAEWPADVPEDWKGGYANPVEAVKAYRLAAEAKTAKDRVDEAGEKTGLFTGLYATNPITGAKLPLFTADYVLMDYGTGAIMAVPGGDQRDYDFAVKFGLPVIYTVKPLPESGDDLANYEGKAPFVSHDGIVINSFVEATAAKGDALSLDGLRVDDAIAKVNAWLESAGIGKGTVSYRLRDWLFSRQRYWGEPFPIVYGEDGTPHLLPDSALPINLPDVPDYEPRTFDPMDAESDPEAPLSRNEDWVKVELDLGDGVKTYYRDTNTMPNWAGSCWYYMRYIDPTDTKHMVEKDEFDYWMGPNHNKYSGDEGGVDLYIGGVEHAVLHLLYSRFWHKVLFDLGYVDSAEPFHKLFNQGMIQAYAYTDDRGQYVPADEVVEGEPDASGEPTFTWNGEHANREFGKMGKSLKNIVTPDYMYENYGADTFRLYEMSMGPLDESRPWNTRNVVGGMRFLQRLWRNVVNETTGEVHVSEETPDEKTLKLLNNTIAEVTAEMEGMRPNTAIAKLIVLNNHLTGLKAVPRAAVEPLILMLAPIAPHICEEMWNKLGHADSLSAEPWPVADERYVGHDTVTAVVQIKGKVRAKLEVPVDIDPADLEKQARAAVADRLGGKEPRKVIVKAPKIVSIVPAE
- a CDS encoding ComEC/Rec2 family competence protein, with amino-acid sequence MSKDWALREQGSHDWRMLPVALTMWAASLGSHSAFAWWSEREADALPSDGIGWERLLPGGMACLVLILVVLLAHHLRMRWPGVLAVCIAAACVGSMTTIAADTIAWHDPAMTQARQSSVQSAITATVTAPVVASDQRGYDCQVDVRFSVIVIEGTDRGSVAKARVYADDPYCARMHRGAAYRLAGTLQQARYGRMPLWLLVDGSQPLAQVRDPPLHYALISRMQQEFFMVTEQLPDQGRVLVPGLTMGVLGQDYVGTDSQSMPIHATYANILEDRFRKSGIMHLMAVSGGHFVLLAGLVRRLGRWLLMDRRLTAVMIASMYVLLAAAMFPGDSVTRALIMGMMGAASHAMGRRSQALSALCWTVVGVLVVSPGMSTSYGFALSSAAVLGIVLFAGRLSRVLGHVLPHSLAEMMAMTIAAQLFTLPIQVLMEPELPLLSVPANLLVAPFVGLSTITGLMSLALAWCMPWLAGVFAWVSSWGTLVMERVAMWLGSNEIATLPWKDGVVGAALILLAELGIGALLVLVTRQVKRVRQPEAGLPGMRFGSVWRVRLTLWIEESRRLLSGDSS
- a CDS encoding transporter substrate-binding domain-containing protein, which codes for MTNWFRLRRRIRTRLVAGIAAALGFALMLSGCGQIQVTTVNGSPEGPTLAIGVAADEPAIGAWHDGTYEGFDISVAKYVAAKLGYANKQIVFKQVRPANRASMLNNGQVDMVVASWAITDGSKAEADFAGPYLRTGVGLLIRTDDRADFAQAGDGIGDITDRMVCIVKGDDTADLFRANHPKAQFQERDSYAQCVTAVQVGSADAIASDMAVLSGLRQANGPQYMTVLQDEGSVEYGIAVSQGTPQLAQKISEALKDMIADGSWESARAELKRQTRLTVTREVDPQAIVSDAE